Genomic window (Bacillota bacterium):
GCTTGAAATCCTCTGAATTAGTCCAGGCGGGTTGGGCTATAACGCCCACCTTATAGCCCCGGCTTTCCAAGACCCGACCGATAACAGCCGCGCCAAAGGAGGGATGGTCCACGTAGGCATCCCCGGAAACCAAGACAAAGTCCAGGTAATCCCAACCCCGCTTTTGCATATCTGTTCTGCTGATGGGCAGAAAATTATTCATAGTTTCACCTTTTTCTGCTTCTATTGTGCGGACAGTTCCCATAAGTAAAGGGACGCCACCGAACCGTAGGGAGAGTAACGGGCCCGGTAGTGCTCGAATTCATCCCGGGACAATTGCGTAAGCCCGTATAAGTTCATCATTCCCCGGCGGATGGCCAAGTCGTTAAAACTGACGATGTTAGGTCGGGCCAGTGAGAAGATGAGGAGCATCTCAACAGTCCACACGCCAACCCCTCGAAGCGCAGATAGTGAGCGAATTATCTCCGCATCGGACAATTTATCGAGACCGGCGAAATCTATTCTCCCGGAATTGGCTGCTTCGGCGATACCCCGAATATATCCGGCTTTGCGTGCTGACATTCCACATTGCTGTATTGCCTCCTCATCTGCTGCCAGGATATTTTGCGGATAGACAGGTCCAA
Coding sequences:
- a CDS encoding DNA-3-methyladenine glycosylase 2 family protein, with the protein product MRHFPYGETEIKYLKQKDEKLACAIEHIGMIEREITPDPFEALISSIVSQQISKKAAQTVWNRLQGLVGPVYPQNILAADEEAIQQCGMSARKAGYIRGIAEAANSGRIDFAGLDKLSDAEIIRSLSALRGVGVWTVEMLLIFSLARPNIVSFNDLAIRRGMMNLYGLTQLSRDEFEHYRARYSPYGSVASLYLWELSAQ